Proteins from a single region of Oncorhynchus tshawytscha isolate Ot180627B linkage group LG03, Otsh_v2.0, whole genome shotgun sequence:
- the rbm42 gene encoding RNA-binding protein 42 isoform X1 gives MERNQDTHVIIMRLAILDNVGLVSMAMKSGEERLKEMEAEMALFEQEVLGGQVAMTVGDPVVMEVLPMGVPMAVPMIRPIIGTNTYRQVQQTLDARAATFVGPPPPAFVGPAITPGVRPPPMMRPAFMPHILQRPGGPRMPMMRGPPPQGMMAPPLPRPPPPPPMMMAPPMQGPPQHPMDPMGHMSSGGPPVGSTHGTSMGHSMVSAPSRSMTQAPPKLTPSIISAAPTVYTAPSGPKIPDIHAQRKARMEELAASVAEQQAAVMAAGLLEAKKEASLAASDDNVIGPSMPEPEPVHTEPVDSTAEEKKKGKQEKAKKCIRTAAGTSWEDQSLLEWDSDDFRIFCGDLGNEVNDDILARAFSRYPSYLKAKVVRDKRTGKTKGYGFVSFKDPNDYVRAMREMNGKYVGSRPIKLRKSMWKDRNMEVVRKKQKEKKKLGLR, from the exons ATGGAACGCAACCAAGACACTCACGTCATAATAATGCGACTAGCTATTTTGGACAACGTTGGCCTCG TAAGTATGGCGATGAAATCCGGAGAGGAGCGGTTGAAGGAGATGGAGGCTGAAATGGCTCT GTTTGAGCAGGAGGTCCTGGGGGGTCAAGTGGCAATGACTGTAGGAGACCCTGTAGTGATGGAGGTGCTCCCTATGGGTGTTCCTATGGCTGTTCCTATGATCCGGCCCATCATCGGCACCAACACCTACCGACAG gtCCAGCAAACCTTGGATGCAAGGGCTGCCACTTTCGTGGGACCTCCACCCCCTGCATTTGTAGGCCCAG CTATAACCCCAGGTGTCAGACCACCGCCAATGATGAGACCAGCGTTTATGCCGCACATCCTGCAGAGACCAG GGGGTCCAAGGATGCCTATGATGCGTGGTCCCCCTCCACAGGGTATGATGGCTCCCCCACTGCCAcgccctcctcctcccccgccCATGATGATGGCACCCCCCATGCAAGGACCCCCACAGCATCCCATGGACCCAATGGGGCATATGAGCTCAGGAGGACCCCCG GTGGGATCGACACATGGTACATCCATGGGACACTCCATGGTGTCTGCACCCTCACGGTCTATGACCCAGGCCCCTCCCAAGCTCACCCCCTCCATCATCTCTGCGGCCCCCACTGTCTACACGGCTCCCTCCGGACCCAAGATACCAGACATCCATGCCCAAAGAAAGGCTCGCATG GAGGAGCTGGCAGCGTCTGTAGCAGAGCAGCAGGCAGCGGTGATGGCCGCCGGACTGCTGGAGGCTAAGAAGGAGGCCAGCCTGGCCGCCTCAGATGACAACGTTATCGGACCCAGCATGCCAGAGCCCGAGCCCGTCCACACTGAG CCAGTGGATAGCAcagcagaggagaagaagaagggtaAGCAAGAGAAGGCGAAGAAGTGTATCCGTACAGCCGCAGGCACCAGCTGGGAGGACCAGAGTCTACTGGAGTGGGACTCGG ATGATTTCAGAATCTTCTGTGGAGACCTTGGCAATGAGGTGAACGACGACATCCTGGCAAGGGCATTCAGCCGCTACCCCTCCTATCTGAAAGCCAAGGTGGTGCGGGACAAACGCACTGGCAAGACCAAGGGCTATGGCTTTGTCAGCTTCAAGGACCCCAATGACTACGTCCGCGCCATGAGAGAGATGAACG GGAAGTATGTGGGCAGCAGACCCATCAAACTGAGAAAGAGCATGTGGAAGGACAGGAACATGGAAGTTGTACGCAAGAAACAGAAGGAGAAAAAGAAACTGGGACTGAGATAG
- the rbm42 gene encoding RNA-binding protein 42 isoform X2, with the protein MAMKSGEERLKEMEAEMALFEQEVLGGQVAMTVGDPVVMEVLPMGVPMAVPMIRPIIGTNTYRQVQQTLDARAATFVGPPPPAFVGPAITPGVRPPPMMRPAFMPHILQRPGGPRMPMMRGPPPQGMMAPPLPRPPPPPPMMMAPPMQGPPQHPMDPMGHMSSGGPPVGSTHGTSMGHSMVSAPSRSMTQAPPKLTPSIISAAPTVYTAPSGPKIPDIHAQRKARMEELAASVAEQQAAVMAAGLLEAKKEASLAASDDNVIGPSMPEPEPVHTEPVDSTAEEKKKGKQEKAKKCIRTAAGTSWEDQSLLEWDSDDFRIFCGDLGNEVNDDILARAFSRYPSYLKAKVVRDKRTGKTKGYGFVSFKDPNDYVRAMREMNGKYVGSRPIKLRKSMWKDRNMEVVRKKQKEKKKLGLR; encoded by the exons ATGGCGATGAAATCCGGAGAGGAGCGGTTGAAGGAGATGGAGGCTGAAATGGCTCT GTTTGAGCAGGAGGTCCTGGGGGGTCAAGTGGCAATGACTGTAGGAGACCCTGTAGTGATGGAGGTGCTCCCTATGGGTGTTCCTATGGCTGTTCCTATGATCCGGCCCATCATCGGCACCAACACCTACCGACAG gtCCAGCAAACCTTGGATGCAAGGGCTGCCACTTTCGTGGGACCTCCACCCCCTGCATTTGTAGGCCCAG CTATAACCCCAGGTGTCAGACCACCGCCAATGATGAGACCAGCGTTTATGCCGCACATCCTGCAGAGACCAG GGGGTCCAAGGATGCCTATGATGCGTGGTCCCCCTCCACAGGGTATGATGGCTCCCCCACTGCCAcgccctcctcctcccccgccCATGATGATGGCACCCCCCATGCAAGGACCCCCACAGCATCCCATGGACCCAATGGGGCATATGAGCTCAGGAGGACCCCCG GTGGGATCGACACATGGTACATCCATGGGACACTCCATGGTGTCTGCACCCTCACGGTCTATGACCCAGGCCCCTCCCAAGCTCACCCCCTCCATCATCTCTGCGGCCCCCACTGTCTACACGGCTCCCTCCGGACCCAAGATACCAGACATCCATGCCCAAAGAAAGGCTCGCATG GAGGAGCTGGCAGCGTCTGTAGCAGAGCAGCAGGCAGCGGTGATGGCCGCCGGACTGCTGGAGGCTAAGAAGGAGGCCAGCCTGGCCGCCTCAGATGACAACGTTATCGGACCCAGCATGCCAGAGCCCGAGCCCGTCCACACTGAG CCAGTGGATAGCAcagcagaggagaagaagaagggtaAGCAAGAGAAGGCGAAGAAGTGTATCCGTACAGCCGCAGGCACCAGCTGGGAGGACCAGAGTCTACTGGAGTGGGACTCGG ATGATTTCAGAATCTTCTGTGGAGACCTTGGCAATGAGGTGAACGACGACATCCTGGCAAGGGCATTCAGCCGCTACCCCTCCTATCTGAAAGCCAAGGTGGTGCGGGACAAACGCACTGGCAAGACCAAGGGCTATGGCTTTGTCAGCTTCAAGGACCCCAATGACTACGTCCGCGCCATGAGAGAGATGAACG GGAAGTATGTGGGCAGCAGACCCATCAAACTGAGAAAGAGCATGTGGAAGGACAGGAACATGGAAGTTGTACGCAAGAAACAGAAGGAGAAAAAGAAACTGGGACTGAGATAG